Proteins found in one Sorghum bicolor cultivar BTx623 chromosome 1, Sorghum_bicolor_NCBIv3, whole genome shotgun sequence genomic segment:
- the LOC8057217 gene encoding uncharacterized protein At3g03773: MSSSGALPTTGTQHTGRQPEVLWAQRSEKIYLTISLPDAKDVVLKTDAKGLFTLSAVAHGEPFSFTLELFGSVLPEGSKTKTNMGLRNIICSIQKEKKGWWKRLLKSEKKHPYIKVDWNKWCDEDEESEVSGDSDDGFDEANEGDESDDDDGMLYLPDLEKLRGK, encoded by the exons ATGTCTTCGTCGGGCGCTTTGCCGACGACGGGAACCCAGCACACCGG CCGCCAACCTGAGGTTTTGTGGGCTCAGCGCTCCGAGAAGATTTACTTGACTATCTCACTGCCAGATGCGAAAGATGTTGTGTTGAAGACTGATGCTAAGGGCCTCTTTACCTTGTCTGCTGTTGCCCATGGGGAACCGTTTAGCTTCACTTTGGAGCTTTTTGGTTCAGTACTGCCAGAG GGAAGTAAAACGAAGACAAATATGGGCTTGCGAAACATAATCTGTTCAAtccagaaagaaaagaaaggttgGTGGAAGCGCTTGCTGAAGTCAGAGAAAAAACATCCATACATCAAAGTTGACTGGAACAAATGGTGTGATGAGGATGAAGAGTCTG AGGTCTCTGGAGATtcagatgatggctttgatgag GCAAATGAAGgagatgaaagtgatgatgacgaTGGGATGCTTT ATCTCCCTGACCTTGAAAAGCTAAGGGGCAAGTGA